In the genome of Bosea sp. BIWAKO-01, the window CCTTCCTTGCGCTCACGGCTTGTGCGGGATCGCAGCGCTTCACCGGGGCGGGACCAGGTTTCTCCGGTGGGCCGGGCTATGGCCAGCCTCAGCTGCAATCGGCTCCGCCGATCAGCTCTGCTCCCGTGACGTCGCAGCCCTTACCGCCGCCGGGCGGATATCCGGTCGCCTCCGCGCCTTCGTCGCCCGGAACCCTGCCGCCGCCGCAGGATCCGTTCTTCGATCCCAATGCAGGACGGCCGCAGCCGCAGAGCGCGCCGCCTGTCGCCGGGGCAACCGAGATTCCGCAACTCAGAGGCGGCAACAGCCAGGTCGCGACGCTCGGCCAGAGCTCGGCCCCAGCCCGCAGCGCGGGATCTTCGCGTGACAGCGTCATCGGGAGCTGGACCGCGCGCGAGGCGACGGGTAGCTCTTGCCGGATCCAGCTGTCGAGCACGCCGGCCCTCGATCTCTACCGCGCCAATGCAGCGGGCTGCGCCAATCGCGACCTGCAGAAGGTCAATGCCTGGGACTATCGCGACGGCGAGGTCTATCTCTACCAGCCCGGCGGCACGGTGGTCGCGCGGTTGCGTGCCGGCGACAGCGGCAGCATGAACGGCGCCGTCACCAAATCGGGCGCCGCCCTCTCGCTCAACCGCTGAGGCGGGCCTGCTCGTCGCGCCTCACGGGCGCGACGACGATCTCGCGAAGAAGGCCGGGCGCCAGAACCGGCGCTGCAGGGACAGCGCCAGAGTGGCAAAGCCCTTCGCGTTGTCGAAGGCTTCGTCGAGGACGGTGAAGGGCGTCGGCCCGCCGGTGGCGATCGTCCCCTCGACATCGTTGTAGCCGCCAATCAACTCCGCCTCGAACTTGCGGGCAAGCCGGCGCATGGCGCCGTTCTCGGGCAGGCAGGTCATGTAGAGCGTACGAATGCCGCGATTGCGCGAGGCCGTGATCAGCCGCGTGAACAGCGCTTCGCCGATGCCTTGCCGGCGCCAGGCCTTCTCGACGCTGAACGCGGCTTCGCCCGTCTGGGTGATGATGTCTTCCAGTCCGCGCAGTTCGGCCGCGCCGCGGACCTTTCCGTCCTCGATATAGGCATAGACCAGCCCGCCGACGCCGAAGGTGGTCTCAGCGTAATTGACGAGAAAATCGTCGTTGACGGCCGTGCCAAAGCGCTCGCGACGCGTAAGCACGTCCAAGCGCAGCAGATGATCGATGAAGAGGGTGCGTTCCGCAGGCCAGAGCCGGCGAATTTCACCCTGGCCGGACGTTGCGCCGGCCTTTGTCGAACGAGCCAATTGTCTTCTCCTGTCACAGCGCCATGTCGCGCTACCGTCCAGGAGGCGTTCGTCCCTAGAGCTCGGGTCGGAAGATGCTCCCCCAATCTGGGAATGCAAGAGGCGAAGCTGTGGCAAATTTGGGCGAGAGGGCGGATATTTCGCTCAATCTGCCCCGATCTGCGGCCCATGCCTAAGTGTGCATCAGCCAGCAGGCTTGCGGTCGCGCCGAGCCTGGCTTAACCCGGGCAGCCGATGCTGTCCCGCCCGCAGGCCATGCCCGCCACCATCTCCGAACGCTATGTCGCCATGGTCGAAGCCGGCGTCATCGAGCGCGATGCGGCGCAATTTGCCGTGGTGAAGCGGCTCGAGGCGCTGTCGGAGACGCTCGCCTCACGCCAACTGGCCAGAAAGAGCAGTGCGCTCGGCTGGCTGTTCGGCAAGCGGCAGGCATCGGCCAATGGCATCAAGGGCCTCTACATCTGGGGTTCGGTCGGCCGCGGCAAGACCATGCTGATGGACATGTTCTACGACTCGGCGCCGGTTACGGCCCGCAGGCGCGTGCATTTCCATTCCTTCCTCGCCGATGTCCATGCCCGCATCCACGCCTACCGCCAGCGCCTGAAGGCGGGCGAGGTCAAGGAGCCCGACCCGATCGGTCCCATCGCAGCCGAGCTCGCCGAAGAGGCGACGCTGCTCTGCTTCGACGAATTCACCGTCACCGATATCGCCGATGCGATGATCCTGGGGCGCTTGTTCACGGCGCTCTTCGCGGCAGGCGTGGTGGTGGTCGCAACCTCGAATGTCGAGCCGTCGCGTCTCTACGAGGGCGGGCTCAACCGAGCGCTGTTCCTGCCCTTCATCGCATTGCTGACCGAGAAGGTCGATGTGCTGCGGCTCGATGCCCGCACCGATTTCCGGCTGGAGAAGCTTGGCGGCGCACCGACCTATCATGTGCCTGCCGATGCAACGGCCAGGGCCGCGCTCGACAAGGCGTTTCTGACGCTGAGCGGGGTCGCTCATGGGCAGCCGCTCGTCCTATCGGTCAAGGGGCATGAGCTGCGCGTGCCGGAAGCCGCCGGTGGCGTCGCGCGCGCCGGTTTCAGGGATCTCTGCGCCAAGGCCTATGGTGCCTCGGATTATCTCGAGCTGGCAGAGCGCTTCCATACGCTGATGATCGAAGACATTCCGGTGATGGACGAGACGCAGCGCAACGAGGCGAAGCGCTTCATCATCCTGATCGACACGCTCTATGAGCTCCATGTGAAGCTGATCGCGTCGGCGCAGGCCGAGCCGCACGAACTCTACA includes:
- a CDS encoding AprI/Inh family metalloprotease inhibitor; this encodes MTTVTATRHRFFKAACLLPFLALTACAGSQRFTGAGPGFSGGPGYGQPQLQSAPPISSAPVTSQPLPPPGGYPVASAPSSPGTLPPPQDPFFDPNAGRPQPQSAPPVAGATEIPQLRGGNSQVATLGQSSAPARSAGSSRDSVIGSWTAREATGSSCRIQLSSTPALDLYRANAAGCANRDLQKVNAWDYRDGEVYLYQPGGTVVARLRAGDSGSMNGAVTKSGAALSLNR
- a CDS encoding GNAT family N-acetyltransferase — its product is MARSTKAGATSGQGEIRRLWPAERTLFIDHLLRLDVLTRRERFGTAVNDDFLVNYAETTFGVGGLVYAYIEDGKVRGAAELRGLEDIITQTGEAAFSVEKAWRRQGIGEALFTRLITASRNRGIRTLYMTCLPENGAMRRLARKFEAELIGGYNDVEGTIATGGPTPFTVLDEAFDNAKGFATLALSLQRRFWRPAFFARSSSRP
- the zapE gene encoding cell division protein ZapE, encoding MLSRPQAMPATISERYVAMVEAGVIERDAAQFAVVKRLEALSETLASRQLARKSSALGWLFGKRQASANGIKGLYIWGSVGRGKTMLMDMFYDSAPVTARRRVHFHSFLADVHARIHAYRQRLKAGEVKEPDPIGPIAAELAEEATLLCFDEFTVTDIADAMILGRLFTALFAAGVVVVATSNVEPSRLYEGGLNRALFLPFIALLTEKVDVLRLDARTDFRLEKLGGAPTYHVPADATARAALDKAFLTLSGVAHGQPLVLSVKGHELRVPEAAGGVARAGFRDLCAKAYGASDYLELAERFHTLMIEDIPVMDETQRNEAKRFIILIDTLYELHVKLIASAQAEPHELYIATSGREAFEFDRTVSRLIEMRSGDYLALPHGRADSAASGDTTGLVET